Genomic window (Methanothrix sp.):
GAGCGGTTCTCCCATCGAAAACCTCTCGCGCGATGGCGTAAACAACCACCACAAGAATGCCGCCCAGGATCGGGGAGATCACCGCTGCGACCGTCTCCACAGAGCTCTCACCGATCAGAGGTGCTGCAACATGCGCTAGGGCCGCAACGACGATGTCGAAGAGGGGAGGCCATGATATCTCAAGGCCATGAGGGTAGTTTATGTACGAATCGAACCAGAGCGTGTGTGGAAAGTGGTGGAATGTGTAAAAGATCCTCCTGAGATGATAGTACTCATCATAACCGTCGAAGATTATATCGCCCCTGTACAGTGCAGGAGCAAGCCGTACGGCCAGGCTTAGCATAACAGCGATCGCAAGGGTTGCAGCATCTCTTCGGTTCATAGAACCTCCTGGGGGTGCAGAGCAGCGTAAACTCCGGTCTTCAGACTCCAGCAGTTGATGCGAATCGGCCAGATGGTTATCAACTCCCGCTGTATATTACCAGGATGTTAATAATCTTTTAGGTCTGGGTTTTCAAGTGTCCAGTCCCAAGTCTTGACTTCATGTACCCCATGAACCATGTTGAAACCCCGGTCAAAACGCCGACTGTAGAAGCTCAAAGGTTCGGAGCTGAACAGTTTGGGCTTTCCACTTCCTGATGTTGATATGGCCATACAGAGCAGCCTGGAAGGAGCACGGGGTTTAAAGATTGCATGATAAATAATATTATTATAAATAAAATTTTTTCGTGATATGCTGATAGGAATCCTCATATCCATTGGCCACCATGGAAGGGGTGATGTCCAATGTCAGGTAACATATGCAATGCTGGATGTTTGCTTTCGGTGATATGTCTTCTCGCCCTCGCAGAGGGGAGCGTGGTCGTAAATGAGTTTGAGCTGAATCCACCATCTGACCAGCCGTATGCGGTGGAATGGATCGAGCTCTTCAACTCCGGTGATGAGGATGTGGATATCGGAGGATGGCAGGCGGTCGTCATCTCCACTGTGCCCGGGGAATCAGGCGCACAGTTTCCATGGTCCGGAACTATCACGGTGCCTGTTGGAACGGTCCTGAGGGCAGGCGAGTACAGGGTTCTCACCGGCGACCAGAGATGGGATCACGGGTTCAATGCGACTGTGATACTCTATGACCAGGTGGGCAACGAGGTTGACAGGACGCCGATGCTGATGGACGACAGGGATGATGGCTCAGACTGGTCCAGATATCCAGATGGCGTGGACACGGACAGAACCTCTGACTGGGCGTACATCCCATCGACGAGGGGC
Coding sequences:
- a CDS encoding lamin tail domain-containing protein gives rise to the protein MICLLALAEGSVVVNEFELNPPSDQPYAVEWIELFNSGDEDVDIGGWQAVVISTVPGESGAQFPWSGTITVPVGTVLRAGEYRVLTGDQRWDHGFNATVILYDQVGNEVDRTPMLMDDRDDGSDWSRYPDGVDTDRTSDWAYIPSTRGKPNVLPY